One Candidatus Thioglobus autotrophicus genomic window, AGATACTTTTAAAACACATACAGCTGAAAATGGTTTTTCATATGAAGAATGGATCAACCCACCAGCAGGCTCTTTCTACGAAAGCTACAAGAAAGATTTAGCCGAAGTCGATAACGAAATGGCTCCACCACTACAATACCAGTCGTAATTTAAATTTCTGATTGGTACAAAAGCCCCGCTAGGGGCTTTTTTGCTTTTAAAGGAAAAGTCATCATGTCTTATTTAATGTCAAATTATGCACCACTTGCTGTTACTTTTGTTAAGGGTAATGGGTGTTATTTAACAGACGATAAAGGTGCAACTTACCTAGATGCGCTGTGCGGTGTTGGTGTCACTGGCCTTGGGCATTCCCATCCTAAAATTTCTAAAGCCATCCAATCACAAGCGCAACAACTATTACACACCAGTAATTGGTACCGTATTCAACACCAAGAAACCTTAGCTGAAACCTTGTGCAAGCTGGCCAATATGGACGGCGCATTCTTTGGTAATTCAGGTGCTGAAGCCAATGAAGCGGCGATTAAAATTGCACGCTTGCATGCGCATGCTAACCAAATTAATGAACCGATTATCCTAACAGCCAAACAAAGCTTTCATGGGCGTACCATGGCTACTTTGTCAGCGACTGGAAATCCGAAAGTTCAAGCAGGATTTGCACCACTTGTGAGTGAATTTATTCATGTTAACTTTAATGACATTAAAGCCATTCAAGAACATGAAAACAATGCTCGCATTACCGCTGTCATGTTAGAGCCAATCCAAGGCGAAAGTGGTGTGATTGTGCCTGATGCAAACTACTTAAATCAGGTTCAAAAAATTTGTCAAAAAAATAACTGGCTGCTGATTCTAGATGAGGTGCAAACTGGTATTGGCCGTACAGGAAAAATGTTTGCGCATCAATACAATCAAATTACTCCTGATGTCCTAACCCTTGCCAAAGGTTTGGGCAATGGCGTGCCTATTGGTGCCTGTCTAGCCAAAGGTAAGGCGGCTAAACTGTTAACACCAGGAACGCACGGCTCTACTTTTGGCGGCAATCCACTGGTTTGTCGCGTAGCTTTAGAGGTGCTAGATATTATCCAAAAAGATGATATTTTGAACAATGTAACTCTCATGAGTGACTACATCGTTTCTAGCTTTACAGACAAATTAAAAACGGTTGACAGTGTTCTAGAGATTCGCTCAAAAGGCTTAATGATTGCTATTGAGCTAACCAAAGAATGCTTACAACTACTGCAACAAGCCTTGGATAAAAAATTATTAATTAATATTACTGGTCAGTCTATTCGACTACTACCACCGCTCATAATCAACAAAGAGCAAGCGGATGAAATGATTGATATCATTTGTGAATTAGTCAGCGAACTTTAGCTGCAGGAGAATAAAAATGAAACATTTTATTAATTTAGATGATTTATCAACCCAAGATTTAACGGGCATTATCGACACCGCCATCGCCTTAAAAAAGCAATATAAATCTGGAGAGATTAATCAACAACTGAAAAATAAAACTCTGGCTATGATTTTTGACAAATCTTCTACGCGAACTCGAGTCTCTTTCGAAACAGGCATGACTCAATTAGGTGGTCACGCTTTGTTTTTATCCGATCGTGATATTCAGCTGGGACGTGGAGAACCTGTTAAAGATACTGCTATTGTTATTAGCTCTATGGTTGATGCAATCATGATGAGGGTTTCCTCTCATGAGGATATTAACACCTTTGCAAACAGTGGCTCTGTACCAGTTATTAACGCCCTTAGCGATGAATCTCATCCTTGTCAGCTTTTAGCTGACATAATGACTTATCAGGAGCATAAAGGTTCAATCCAAGGCAAAACAGTTGCTTGGATTGGTGATGGTAATAATATGTGTCATACCTACATGCAAGCAGCTAAAGCATTCGGCTTCAAGCTAAATATCGCCACACCCAAAGGCTATGAGCCTGACCAGGTATTTACTGATAACTATGCAGATCACATCTCATTATTTAATCAAGCCAGTGAGGCTTGCAATCAGGCTGATTTGGTTGT contains:
- the argF gene encoding ornithine carbamoyltransferase, yielding MKHFINLDDLSTQDLTGIIDTAIALKKQYKSGEINQQLKNKTLAMIFDKSSTRTRVSFETGMTQLGGHALFLSDRDIQLGRGEPVKDTAIVISSMVDAIMMRVSSHEDINTFANSGSVPVINALSDESHPCQLLADIMTYQEHKGSIQGKTVAWIGDGNNMCHTYMQAAKAFGFKLNIATPKGYEPDQVFTDNYADHISLFNQASEACNQADLVVTDVWASMGQEAEQTKRELAFKDFQVDQNLMKNANSDASFMHCLPAHRGEEVASEVIDGEQSLVWDEAENRLHAQKALLLYLLD
- a CDS encoding aspartate aminotransferase family protein, encoding MSYLMSNYAPLAVTFVKGNGCYLTDDKGATYLDALCGVGVTGLGHSHPKISKAIQSQAQQLLHTSNWYRIQHQETLAETLCKLANMDGAFFGNSGAEANEAAIKIARLHAHANQINEPIILTAKQSFHGRTMATLSATGNPKVQAGFAPLVSEFIHVNFNDIKAIQEHENNARITAVMLEPIQGESGVIVPDANYLNQVQKICQKNNWLLILDEVQTGIGRTGKMFAHQYNQITPDVLTLAKGLGNGVPIGACLAKGKAAKLLTPGTHGSTFGGNPLVCRVALEVLDIIQKDDILNNVTLMSDYIVSSFTDKLKTVDSVLEIRSKGLMIAIELTKECLQLLQQALDKKLLINITGQSIRLLPPLIINKEQADEMIDIICELVSEL